The following coding sequences are from one Dermacentor silvarum isolate Dsil-2018 chromosome 4, BIME_Dsil_1.4, whole genome shotgun sequence window:
- the LOC119448154 gene encoding protein enabled homolog has translation MGANYQRQCLLLLLSCAACSATFFGGGGKGGGGRGGGGGGTATFYINGPGPAMGGMTGMGGMGGMGGMGGMGGMFDVIDVVETIGTTDVDGNVLVQGGEDFGVVNVGGGEEGRVVNVEPGSPPKVAKVEPPPAAAPPPLLVEEPPPPPSYGSPRRPPSRPTVAAPPPPPVEEPPPPPSYGSPRRPPSPPTGGYGGGPAAAAFDDDGGDYAEPAAETPDIGDDFDSPGDIYGRSPVVIRTDDAEYEETPPGSRAVGYARLVSAGRKNTRGYRPQPKAKSSARAAARYTSARVTKKPRFTIKRFPIEKLSAALQAEDPLELIRTLEGKQQQRPQQEQRSQRLRGVYASRDPSKSKWKTVGVFPASKPRQSSRGVATNSGKWPANVEHRGRNYRGMKPVVLHLSMKGKQSGGTTKRPKWIRSIMLIPSSVDMKGDRATESRRRHRLYVEE, from the exons ATGGGAGCG aattaccAGCGGCAGTGCCTGCTCCTGCTACTGTCCTGTGCTGCGTGCTCCGCGACTTTCTTTGGAGGCGGTGGCAAAGGTGGTGGAGGACGTGGTGGAGGAGGTGGTGGAACTGCCACTTTTTACATCAATGGTCCAGGACCCGCTATGGGCGGCATGACGGGAATGGGGGGAATGGGAGGAATGGGAGGAATGGGGGGAATGGGGGGAATGTTCGACGTCATTGACGTGGTTGAGACAATCGGCACCACGGACGTCGACGGCAATGTGCTCGTCCAAGGCGGCGAGGACTTCGGAGTAGTGAACGTGGGCGGCGGCGAGGAGGGCAGAGTGGTGAACGTGGAACCCGGGTCGCCGCCGAAGGTCGCCAAGGTAGAGCCTCCCCCAGCGGCCGCGCCACCACCACTTTTGGTCGAAGAGCCTCCGCCGCCACCGAGCTACGGGTCTCCGCGAAGGCCGCCTTCTCGGCCAACCGTTGCCGCGCCACCACCTCCCCCGGTCGAAgagcctccgccgccgccgagcTACGGGTCTCCGCGAAGGCCGCCTTCTCCACCAACCGGAGGATACGGAGGCGGCCCCGCAGCGGCCGCTTTCGACGACGATGGCGGCGACTACGCCGAACCAGCGGCGGAAACTCCGGACATCGGCGACGACTTCGACTCTCCAGGAGACATCTACGGCAGGTCGCCTGTCGTCATCCGAACGGACGACGCCGAGTACGAAGAGACGCCCCCTGGCTCGAGAGCCGTAGGGTACGCGCGCCTGGTGTCGGCGGGAAGAAAAAACACCCGAGGATACCGCCCGCAGCCCAAAGCCAAGTCTTCCGCTCGCGCTGCCGCTCGCTACACCAGTGCCCGTGTCACCAAGAAGCCACGGTTCACCATCAAGCGCTTCCCTATCGAGAAGTTGAGTGCCGCGTTGCAGGCCGAGGATCCGCTGGAACTGATCAGGACTCTGgaaggcaagcagcagcagcggccgcaGCAAGAACAACGCAGTCAGCGGCTGAGAGGAGTTTACGCGAGCCGCGACCCGTCCAAGTCAAAGTGGAAGACGGTAGGCGTGTTCCCGGCGTCGAAGCCGCGGCAGAGTTCCAGAGGAGTGGCCACCAACTCGGGTAAGTGGCCCGCAAACGTGGAGCACCGAGGCCGGAACTACCGTGGCATGAAGCCCGTGGTTCTACACTTGTCTATGAAGGGCAAGCAGTCTGGAGGTACTACGAAGCGCCCCAAGTGGATAAGGTCTATCATGTTGATCCCGTCCTCTGTCGACATGAAGGGCGACCGAGCCACGGAAAGCAGGAGACGGCACAGACTCTACGTAGAGGAGTGA